One Fusarium falciforme chromosome 1, complete sequence genomic window carries:
- a CDS encoding Mitochondrial import inner membrane translocase subunit TIM10 gives MSFLGMGRPQPTSEQKIAAVESEMRMMADTYNRLQNSCQKKCIPNDYREGELNKGESVCLDRCTAKFLDTSMKVSEIMQQQGQALGGQQGGGMF, from the exons ATGAGCTTCCTCGGAATGGGTCGTCCTCAGCCTACCTCGGAGCAAAAGATTGCTGCCGTGGAGAGCGAGATGCGCATGATGGCCGACACCTACAACCG TCTCCAGAACTCGTGCCAGAAGAAGTGCATCCCCAACGACTACCGCGAGGGCGAGCTCAACAAGGGCGAGTCCGTCTGCCTCGACCGCTGCACCGCAAAGTTCCTCGACACGTCGATGAAGGTCAGCGAGATTATGCAGCAGCAGGGCCAGGCCCTCGGCGGTCAACAGGGCGGCGGCATGTTTTAA
- a CDS encoding Aldedh domain-containing protein, with translation MWHASTCGVGVGYTMPCLFARRGGIPRNETPSDWPSSLLSPSYLKGACRPPIVSVELFIQTIFFIFWFLRYSICFITSIMSNGSATETYTVPLLINGKDQTSEHAFDIISPSNSKVIHRYYSADVKDADAAVDAAAEAFKTWRKATPYQRRDVLLKAAEIIEKRRDELREYSMGETGSDAAWADFDISTAIQHIKEVAGRVGTIQGSIPRLADPNTHALVLQEPYGVVLAISPWNAPFILGSRAVIFPIAAGNTVVFKGSELSPRTLWAIGDVFREAGLPEGVLNVIFHERANAASVTSALIKNPHVKKINFTGSTPVGHIVGKLAGENLKPVVLELGGKAPSIVWEDADLDLAAFQNALGSFMNSGQICMSTERILVHKNVLAEFEKKLSASIEQIFSSKGDAPTLISTAGVERNKALVKDAISKGATLVHGNLDVEETSKYRMRPIVIRDVTAEMDIYQSESFGPTVSLIAIETEEEAIKLANDTDYGLSSSVFTTDLGRGLRIAREIETGAVHINNMTVHDESALPHGGAKASGHGRFGGSFGLEEWTRSKTITFKN, from the exons ATGTGGCATGCATCCACATGCGGGGTTGGGGTAGGCTATACTATGCCATGCCTGTTTGCAAGGAGGGGAGGGATTCCGAGGAATGAAACACCGTCGGACTGGCCAAGCAGTCTGCTTTCGCCCAGCTACTTAAAGGGAGCCTGTCGCCCGCCGATTGTCTCGGTTGAGTTGTTCATACAAAcaatcttcttcatcttttgGTTTCTAAGATACAGTATTTGCTTCATAACTTCCATCATGTCGAACGGATCGGCTACAGAGACATACACTGtccctctcctcatcaatgGCAAGGACCAGACCTCTGAGCATGCCTTTGATATCATCTCGCCCTCAAATAGCAAGGTCATTCATCGTTACTATAGTGCCGACGTCAAGGATGCCGACGCCGCAGTAGATGCTGCCGCCGAGGCTTTCAAGACATGGCGAAAGGCCACTCCCTATCAGAGACGTGATGTGCTTCTCAAGGCTGCAGAAATCATCGAGAAGCGGCGTGACGAGTTGCGCGAGTACTCAATGGGAGAGACTGGCAGTGATGCTGCCTGGGCCGACTTTGACATCAGCACTGCTATCCAACATATCAAGGAGGTCGCTGGTCGCGTGGGCACGATACAGGGTTCAATTCCTAGGTTGGCCGACCCTAACACCCACGCCCTCGTTCTCCAGGAACCTTATGGCGTTGTCTTGGCTATCTCTCCATG GAACGCTCCTTTCATCCTGGGTTCAAGAGCCGTCATCTTCCCCATTGCTGCTGGAAACACTGTTGTGTTCAAGGGCAGCGAGCTTTCACCCCGAACCTTGTGGGCGATTGGCGATGTCTTCAGGGAGGCAGGTCTACCCGAGGGTGTGCTAAACGTCATCTTCCACGAGCGAGCCAATGCCGCGTCTGTGACTTCAGCATTGATCAAGAACCCACATGTGAAGAAGATTAACTTTACAGGAAGCACTCCTGTTGGCCACATCGTTGGCAAGCTGGCGGGTGAAAACTTGAAGCCTGTTGTGTTGGAGTTGGGTGGCAAGGCCCCATCCATCGTGTGGGAGGATGCAGACCTCGATCTCGCCGCTTTCCAGAATGCACTTGGATCTTTTATGAATTCGGGTCAGATCTGCATGTCGACTGAAAGAATCTTGGTGCACAAGAACGTCCTGGCAGAGTTCGAGAAGAAGCTTTCTGCCTCTATCGAGCAaatcttctcctccaagggCGATGCGCCCACCCTCATCAGCACCGCGGGAGTCGAAAGAAACAAGGCCCTAGTCAAGgatgccatctccaagggTGCCACTCTGGTTCACGGAAATCTGGACGTTGAGGAGACCAGCAAGTACCGTATGAGGCCCATCGTTATCCGCGATGTCACGGCAGAGATGGACATCTACCAGTCCGAGTCATTCGGTCCTACCGTGTCTCTAATCGCCATTgagactgaggaggaggcgatCAAGCTCGCCAATGACACTGACTACGGCTTGTCATCGTCGGTCTTCACCACCGATCTCGGCAGGGGTCTCCGCATTGCGCGGGAGATTGAGACTGGAGCAGtccacatcaacaacatgacGGTCCATGACGAGAGTGCTCTCCCTCACGGAGGAGCCAAGGCTAGTGGACATGGCCGCTTTGGTGGATCGTTTGGTCTCGAGGAGTGGACGAGGTCCAAGACCATTACCTTTAAGAACTAG